From a region of the Calliphora vicina chromosome 4, idCalVici1.1, whole genome shotgun sequence genome:
- the LOC135958256 gene encoding gametocyte-specific factor 1 homolog, with the protein MENQDLLECPYENNHRILRHRMQVHLGKCRRNHANVPKVTCPFNVTHVLNKPELEFHVMVCTERKTFENFCNVDVPVTTPTVPPPMPVYQSEENWDNDDAPTYNPQEYVSNASVIRNIHGAAPAERKKFRQQERLRLLGIVD; encoded by the exons ATGGAAAACCAGGATTTATTAGAATGTCCCTATGAGAATAATCATCGTATTTTAAGACATCGCATGCAAGTACACTTGGGAAAATGTCGCCGGAATCATGCAAATGTACCCAAAGTAACGTGTCCCTTTAATGTTACTCATGTGCTGAATAAGCCGGAATTAGAG tttcacGTAATGGTCTGCACGGAACGTAAaacatttgagaatttttgcaatGTTGATGTACCTGTAACTACACCTACTGTACCTCCACCTATGCCTGTTTATCAAAGTGAAGAAAATTGGGACAATGACGATGCACCCACATACAATCCTCAGGAGTATGTGTCTAACGCTTCAGTTATACGTAATATACATGGCGCTGCACCAGCTGAACGCAAGAAATTTCGTCAACAGGAACGTTTACGTTTATTAGGTATAGTCGATTAA